The Candidatus Neomarinimicrobiota bacterium genome has a window encoding:
- a CDS encoding M48 family metalloprotease, with protein MKKSLVFMIVCGFLSGLSAETIQRSNVSLREGAGAFFPVVKILNKGDDVSVQQSGELWIQVSTSDQKSGWVSAMAFESGAASIDYGVMADDWTDRKASKTMVNAAVKGFFENQFEREGILNKSVMDQPVRRTFNPQDYLIFRENTYHTRWSPKRFRRKYRLKQNKGFVIDETLFAVSAYTAGRLTAPGLIRDTRLTAYVNQIAQLIVENTEFYDLPVTVHIADTDEIYANALPIGVIVISKGMLKQIDSEHELACLIGHEIAHVTLGHGETEMGKRKVKFRAEDAFGELDEAFGTDTKEMDALADEMYERAIKGRKEEYEAEADVQGAIYAYRAGYEPDGMLSLMRKLETKIPRNPDPDDIRHWFPYSFRNRLKHLSGFIAKELKTNEHYVKNENRYRMITAGL; from the coding sequence ATGAAAAAGAGTCTTGTTTTCATGATAGTGTGCGGATTTCTTTCCGGATTGTCCGCAGAAACCATTCAGCGCAGCAATGTTTCACTCCGTGAAGGAGCCGGTGCCTTTTTCCCCGTTGTAAAAATTTTAAATAAAGGGGATGATGTCTCTGTCCAACAAAGCGGAGAGCTGTGGATTCAGGTGAGCACATCAGATCAGAAATCTGGTTGGGTTTCGGCCATGGCATTTGAAAGCGGAGCCGCATCCATTGATTATGGGGTGATGGCGGATGACTGGACTGACCGGAAGGCTTCCAAAACCATGGTGAATGCTGCCGTTAAAGGGTTTTTTGAAAATCAGTTTGAACGGGAGGGAATCCTGAATAAATCCGTTATGGACCAGCCGGTCCGGCGGACATTCAATCCGCAGGATTACCTGATATTTCGTGAAAACACTTATCACACACGCTGGTCTCCAAAGCGTTTCCGGCGCAAGTACCGCTTGAAACAGAACAAAGGATTTGTCATTGATGAAACACTCTTTGCCGTAAGTGCCTATACGGCCGGCAGGCTGACAGCTCCGGGACTCATCCGCGATACGCGTCTGACGGCCTATGTGAATCAAATCGCCCAACTGATTGTTGAGAATACGGAATTTTATGACCTTCCAGTGACCGTGCACATTGCTGATACCGACGAGATCTATGCCAATGCACTGCCCATCGGGGTTATCGTCATTTCGAAGGGCATGCTCAAACAGATAGACAGCGAACACGAACTGGCATGTCTGATCGGGCATGAAATTGCCCATGTCACCCTGGGACACGGAGAGACGGAAATGGGGAAACGGAAAGTGAAATTCCGGGCTGAAGATGCTTTTGGCGAGCTGGATGAAGCCTTTGGTACGGATACGAAAGAGATGGATGCTCTGGCAGATGAGATGTATGAACGGGCGATTAAAGGGCGTAAAGAAGAATATGAAGCCGAAGCGGATGTACAGGGAGCCATCTATGCCTACAGGGCAGGCTATGAACCGGACGGTATGCTTTCTCTGATGCGGAAACTTGAAACAAAAATTCCCCGGAATCCCGACCCCGATGATATCCGCCACTGGTTTCCCTACAGTTTTAGAAATCGCCTGAAACACCTGAGCGGTTTTATTGCGAAAGAATTAAAAACAAACGAGCACTATGTTAAAAATGAAAACCGGTATCGGATGATCACCGCCGGATTATAA
- a CDS encoding cellulase family glycosylhydrolase: MAKSIFKTKDKALPFLLGINYWPTDSAIHMWSRWNPEALEKDILRMKKLGMNCFRPFLMMPDFTDETGAVIPLMTERLKHFLSLCDYHEISCMPSFIVGHMSGENWDIPWRQGKNFIRDPEVYKITENYICTLVRECQSYSSVCAWLLSNELPNYAEETDPNAVAIWAKKIIGAIKKIDPHRPVSIGDGAWSPEIIGKETAYHLRKLNLYQDFAGLHYYPRGTSPWHHTFTTAFRLAMAKPWGKPVIVEEFGTSTTLCSEANQAAYYRSVFYSALINDAGGTLSWCLNDFDFTDERPYSHHPFEEHFGIIRKDNSMKPAAREFPAFARMLSDLVPYQKISCQKPVGLFIPSNYYYSYPFQFQPEFKQWYDLYLETFSLLKRANLDVQMVFEPAQELENEGKYSHILNLNPEEIPLLIIPRMKFMTKRTRLALESYIQKGGALYFSFANDSWVPNWHTLAGVDTDCKFGVPDFYPRETARVTFPKDWGSFHAGDTIQIPLKHTEPEFSVCPVLNHEGISIAEDALRSPFLLRHSVGIGTVWFSPFPLEMLSLASLQDEWKHQLCNIYRSIYESVASPSFFTLQGDGLEAGFWKKGSQYLIVIFNHAWKTVQGRLTVNVPQWKQDASSLPCQKEAPDKISFTLQRKGVCTLKISGN, translated from the coding sequence GTGGCCAAATCGATTTTTAAAACCAAAGATAAAGCATTGCCCTTTTTACTGGGTATCAATTATTGGCCGACAGATTCCGCTATTCACATGTGGAGCCGGTGGAACCCGGAAGCCCTGGAAAAGGATATCCTCCGGATGAAGAAACTGGGCATGAACTGCTTTCGTCCCTTTTTGATGATGCCGGATTTTACGGACGAAACCGGGGCGGTTATCCCTCTTATGACGGAACGGCTCAAACATTTTCTGAGCCTTTGTGATTATCATGAGATATCCTGTATGCCCTCCTTTATTGTCGGTCACATGTCCGGCGAAAACTGGGATATTCCCTGGCGTCAGGGAAAAAATTTCATCCGTGATCCGGAAGTATACAAGATCACTGAAAACTATATCTGCACCCTTGTCCGTGAGTGTCAGTCCTATTCATCCGTTTGTGCATGGCTGCTGTCCAACGAACTGCCCAATTATGCTGAGGAAACAGATCCAAACGCCGTCGCCATCTGGGCTAAAAAAATCATCGGAGCCATCAAAAAAATAGATCCCCACCGGCCTGTGAGTATCGGAGACGGTGCCTGGAGTCCGGAAATCATCGGCAAAGAAACCGCTTATCACCTTCGAAAACTCAATCTTTATCAGGATTTTGCCGGGTTACATTATTATCCCCGGGGAACGAGTCCCTGGCACCATACATTTACAACTGCTTTCCGCCTTGCCATGGCCAAACCATGGGGGAAACCGGTTATCGTAGAGGAGTTCGGCACATCCACTACCCTCTGTTCAGAAGCAAATCAGGCCGCTTACTACCGTTCCGTTTTTTACAGCGCCCTGATCAATGATGCCGGCGGAACTCTCAGCTGGTGTCTGAATGATTTTGATTTTACGGATGAACGCCCCTATTCCCATCACCCCTTTGAAGAACATTTCGGTATCATCCGCAAGGATAATTCAATGAAACCGGCAGCCCGGGAGTTTCCAGCATTTGCCAGAATGCTTTCAGACCTTGTCCCTTACCAAAAAATATCCTGTCAAAAGCCCGTAGGTCTCTTCATCCCCTCCAATTACTATTATAGCTATCCTTTTCAGTTTCAACCGGAATTCAAACAATGGTATGATTTATATCTGGAAACCTTCTCCCTCCTGAAACGGGCAAACCTGGATGTCCAAATGGTTTTTGAACCGGCCCAGGAATTGGAAAATGAGGGGAAATATTCACACATCCTCAATCTCAATCCCGAAGAAATCCCTTTGTTAATCATACCACGCATGAAATTTATGACCAAGCGGACACGCCTGGCTCTGGAATCATACATTCAAAAGGGTGGCGCGCTGTATTTCAGCTTTGCCAACGACAGCTGGGTGCCAAACTGGCACACCCTGGCCGGTGTGGATACAGACTGCAAATTTGGCGTACCGGACTTCTACCCCCGGGAAACGGCCCGGGTCACCTTCCCCAAAGACTGGGGATCTTTTCATGCAGGAGATACCATACAAATTCCCCTGAAACATACAGAACCGGAATTCAGCGTCTGCCCGGTTCTAAACCATGAGGGGATTTCCATAGCAGAAGACGCCCTTCGTTCTCCTTTTCTTCTCAGGCATTCCGTCGGGATTGGGACTGTCTGGTTTAGTCCCTTTCCCCTCGAAATGCTTTCCCTGGCCAGCCTTCAGGATGAGTGGAAACACCAGCTGTGCAATATCTACCGGTCCATCTATGAATCCGTGGCTTCCCCGTCCTTTTTTACGTTGCAGGGAGACGGCCTGGAAGCAGGATTCTGGAAAAAAGGATCCCAGTATCTCATCGTTATTTTCAATCATGCCTGGAAAACGGTCCAGGGACGGCTTACCGTCAATGTACCCCAATGGAAACAGGATGCATCATCCCTTCCCTGCCAAAAGGAAGCTCCTGACAAGATCTCCTTTACGCTGCAGAGAAAAGGGGTGTGTACCCTGAAAATATCCGGGAATTAA
- the ugpC gene encoding sn-glycerol-3-phosphate ABC transporter ATP-binding protein UgpC, translated as MAQIVLKNIDKTFDERRKVIDNLNLTIRDGEFLVLVGPSGCGKSTTLRLIAGLESATAGDIFIGETLVNHIPPKDRDISMVFQNYALYPHMTVHDNIAFGLKLRKYPKEEIEQRVQEAADILEIHSLLKRKPKQLSGGQRQRVALGRAIVRKPKVFLFDEPLSNLDAKLRVQMRAEIKKLHRQLKITMVYVTHDQIEAMTMGDRIAIMKDGIIHQLDTPMEIYQKPADLFVAGFIGSPSMNFIPAVITENKTLYSKDMDLVFDFPESCNAVLKKEAQKAVIVGIRPEHLYITPPDKKAVPLQTRLDLIEPLGNETILYMTRNEIRLHCITGAFDPLMEELSHMDLYPDMSKAHLFDAETGKRL; from the coding sequence ATGGCTCAGATTGTACTGAAAAACATCGACAAAACATTTGATGAACGCCGGAAAGTCATCGACAATTTAAATCTGACAATCCGAGACGGGGAATTTCTCGTTTTGGTCGGGCCGTCCGGATGCGGGAAAAGCACGACGCTCCGCCTGATTGCCGGTCTGGAATCGGCGACGGCAGGGGATATCTTTATTGGCGAGACCCTTGTGAATCATATTCCGCCGAAAGACCGGGACATCTCCATGGTTTTTCAGAATTATGCCCTCTATCCCCACATGACGGTCCATGATAACATTGCGTTTGGACTGAAACTGAGAAAGTATCCGAAAGAAGAAATAGAACAACGGGTTCAGGAAGCGGCGGATATCCTTGAAATTCATTCCCTTCTGAAAAGAAAACCCAAACAATTGTCCGGCGGACAGCGTCAGCGGGTAGCCCTGGGACGGGCGATTGTGCGAAAACCCAAGGTTTTTCTCTTTGATGAACCCCTGTCCAACCTGGATGCCAAATTACGGGTCCAAATGCGGGCTGAAATCAAGAAACTCCACCGGCAGCTGAAAATCACTATGGTCTACGTGACCCATGATCAGATTGAAGCCATGACCATGGGCGACCGGATCGCCATCATGAAGGACGGAATTATCCACCAGCTTGACACCCCCATGGAAATCTATCAAAAACCGGCAGACCTTTTTGTCGCAGGCTTTATCGGGAGTCCCTCCATGAACTTCATACCTGCTGTGATCACGGAAAACAAAACCCTTTATTCCAAAGATATGGACCTTGTCTTTGATTTTCCCGAATCCTGCAATGCGGTTTTGAAAAAGGAGGCACAAAAAGCGGTGATCGTCGGTATACGTCCCGAGCATCTGTACATAACGCCGCCGGACAAGAAGGCCGTACCCCTTCAGACCCGGCTGGACCTGATAGAGCCTTTGGGAAATGAAACCATCCTCTATATGACCCGGAATGAAATCCGCCTGCACTGTATTACTGGGGCTTTTGATCCCCTTATGGAAGAACTGAGCCACATGGATCTCTATCCGGATATGTCCAAAGCCCACCTTTTTGATGCAGAAACGGGAAAACGATTATAA
- a CDS encoding polyprenyl synthetase family protein, which translates to MKHPLRRPFPGPNSLPAVLQRDLDMFEALIRERGQSAYPPMNSMIATLIRNGGKRIRPLVLMAVFRGMEGPGEAVRDAYKAGASLELIHTATLIHDDLIDQSLVRRGAPTIYASHGIPSAVLAGDYLFVEAYALTSGLPEKLIRKNVSDLRKMAEGQLLEETTPPEELDFSTYLDIIQCKTAVMFRSACISGAMLAGATEEDQHRLGEAGLMLGVAFQFIDDILDVTGDEDITGKPVGTDFLSGKKTLPYLLYEEQVGALPRERTPETFKTIYNGFRSEAIISRAKKMAREKTTRAQEGFAILVNPQIRSFMLDMCDRMLNRIL; encoded by the coding sequence ATGAAACATCCCCTGAGAAGACCGTTCCCCGGTCCTAATTCCCTTCCGGCTGTTTTGCAGAGGGATCTGGACATGTTTGAAGCCCTGATTCGGGAACGGGGACAATCAGCATATCCTCCCATGAATTCCATGATCGCAACCTTGATTCGAAATGGAGGGAAACGGATACGGCCTCTTGTGTTAATGGCTGTTTTCCGTGGAATGGAGGGCCCCGGAGAAGCTGTCCGGGATGCCTACAAGGCCGGGGCATCCCTGGAACTCATTCACACGGCAACTCTGATTCATGATGACCTGATTGACCAGTCCCTGGTACGCCGCGGAGCTCCCACCATTTATGCCTCTCACGGCATTCCCTCTGCCGTTCTTGCCGGTGATTACCTCTTTGTGGAGGCTTATGCCCTCACATCGGGTTTACCGGAAAAGCTGATCCGGAAAAATGTTTCAGATCTTCGTAAAATGGCAGAAGGCCAATTGCTGGAAGAAACAACCCCTCCTGAAGAACTCGATTTTTCAACATATCTGGATATTATCCAATGTAAAACCGCCGTCATGTTTCGTAGCGCCTGCATTTCCGGGGCTATGCTGGCGGGAGCCACAGAAGAGGATCAACATCGTTTGGGAGAAGCCGGACTTATGCTGGGTGTAGCCTTTCAGTTTATTGACGATATTCTGGATGTGACGGGAGATGAAGATATCACCGGAAAACCGGTAGGTACCGATTTTCTGTCCGGCAAAAAGACCCTGCCTTATCTGCTGTATGAAGAACAGGTCGGCGCACTCCCTCGGGAACGGACTCCGGAAACATTCAAAACCATCTACAACGGATTTCGCTCTGAGGCTATCATCTCCAGGGCAAAAAAAATGGCCCGGGAGAAGACTACCCGGGCCCAAGAAGGTTTTGCTATCTTAGTGAATCCTCAAATCCGGTCTTTTATGCTGGATATGTGCGACCGGATGCTGAACAGGATTTTATAA
- a CDS encoding LacI family DNA-binding transcriptional regulator: MATTIKDIARKAGVSISTVSLVLNRRGYVADETRERILSIIEEMDYKPLHSARKLATQKTGNIGYILWEGHFSEVEMFYSQVFLGMEYAARKNDYYILLTTVNDHFDPRQDLPRFLQYNDVDGVALAGRVPLELIRYLDKHAIPFVLVDYEVPGKNYNTIKIDNYNGAFRAVESLIEQGRKHISFVGGTFIHPSIKERYRGYKDALEKHGLLNNSYLETYSYCEDVETSRTIGEKGIKKLLKSRPEIDGVFCCNDTTALGVLSGIQSMGKTIPGDVAVIGFDDIPPAEFSSPKLSTVSVPKLDIGKEAYKLLYERIHNPNIMPQTRTISVDLILRESSQ, translated from the coding sequence ATGGCAACAACAATTAAAGACATTGCCAGAAAAGCCGGTGTATCCATTTCCACCGTCTCACTGGTCCTGAACCGCAGGGGATATGTGGCGGATGAAACCCGGGAAAGAATTTTATCCATCATTGAAGAAATGGATTACAAACCTCTCCATTCCGCCCGAAAACTGGCAACTCAGAAGACGGGCAACATCGGATACATTCTCTGGGAAGGCCATTTTTCCGAAGTGGAAATGTTTTACAGCCAGGTTTTTCTCGGGATGGAGTATGCCGCTCGGAAAAATGATTACTACATCCTTTTGACCACCGTCAACGATCATTTTGATCCCCGGCAAGACCTCCCCCGTTTTTTACAGTATAACGATGTGGACGGCGTAGCCCTGGCAGGACGGGTCCCCCTGGAACTGATTCGCTACCTGGATAAACACGCCATTCCCTTTGTCCTCGTTGATTATGAAGTCCCGGGAAAAAATTATAATACCATCAAAATAGATAATTACAACGGGGCATTCCGGGCAGTGGAATCTTTGATTGAACAAGGCCGGAAGCATATTTCCTTTGTGGGGGGGACCTTCATCCACCCTTCCATTAAGGAGCGGTACCGGGGATACAAGGATGCCCTGGAAAAACATGGACTTCTGAACAATTCCTATCTGGAGACTTACAGCTATTGTGAAGATGTGGAAACATCCCGGACCATCGGAGAAAAAGGCATTAAAAAACTCCTTAAATCCCGGCCGGAAATAGACGGTGTCTTCTGTTGCAACGACACCACCGCCCTGGGAGTCCTCTCCGGAATCCAGTCCATGGGCAAAACCATCCCCGGGGATGTGGCCGTCATCGGTTTTGACGACATCCCCCCTGCCGAATTCAGTTCTCCAAAACTCAGCACCGTCAGCGTACCCAAACTGGATATCGGAAAAGAAGCATACAAATTGCTGTATGAGCGTATACATAATCCCAACATCATGCCCCAAACACGGACTATATCCGTTGATTTGATTCTCCGGGAAAGCAGTCAATAA
- a CDS encoding glycosidase, translating to MLSDKIVLSPVDIDLNRCPIHVKTGLETFILGAFNPGMTRLANGNLLLMVRVAEAIREPIKEGRFRFIRWSAPDRYVVEEHPTYQLDTSDPRKFRFLEYEHIHVFGLTSFSWLLPVELSPDGLTVLNIHYDKIIEPAATYQEYGIEDPRITKIGSEYFMTTCSVSSERHSTTLYHSFDGLHYTLKGIIMDHQNKDMVLFPQKINGTYYALTRPLGELYFTTGSEGNILPGPSINLSESPDLYHWKPVENVFIPARRDTLISYKLGGGAPPLLTDQGWLCLFHGVEKYGTVGKYRTFYAILDRHHPEKIITLNDKSPVLESDPSLTAVLSDWIYLTDVVFTTGVEEDENRLIVASGELDLTCRITHLDRSFFEKTC from the coding sequence ATTTTATCGGACAAAATTGTGTTATCACCTGTGGATATTGACCTGAACCGGTGTCCGATCCATGTGAAAACGGGACTTGAAACATTTATTCTGGGAGCCTTCAATCCGGGGATGACCCGTCTTGCCAATGGGAATCTCCTCCTCATGGTACGGGTGGCCGAAGCCATCCGGGAGCCCATAAAAGAGGGACGTTTTCGTTTTATCCGCTGGTCGGCGCCGGACCGCTATGTCGTCGAAGAGCACCCTACGTATCAACTGGATACCAGCGATCCCCGGAAATTCCGATTTCTGGAATATGAGCACATCCATGTCTTCGGTCTGACATCCTTTTCCTGGCTTCTCCCCGTGGAACTGAGTCCGGACGGCCTGACGGTATTGAATATTCATTATGACAAAATTATTGAGCCGGCTGCAACTTATCAGGAATATGGTATCGAAGACCCCCGGATAACAAAAATCGGTTCAGAATACTTTATGACCACCTGCTCTGTAAGTTCTGAGCGTCATTCAACCACCCTGTACCACTCATTTGACGGGCTCCATTACACGCTGAAGGGCATCATCATGGATCATCAGAACAAGGATATGGTCCTCTTTCCACAGAAAATCAACGGCACATATTATGCCCTGACGCGCCCCCTGGGGGAACTGTATTTTACAACCGGCTCCGAGGGAAATATTCTCCCCGGTCCCTCTATCAATTTGTCAGAATCGCCTGATTTATACCACTGGAAACCGGTGGAAAATGTATTCATTCCGGCCAGGCGGGACACTCTGATCTCGTACAAACTGGGGGGAGGGGCTCCACCTCTGTTAACGGATCAGGGCTGGCTGTGTCTTTTTCACGGCGTTGAAAAATACGGCACCGTGGGAAAATACCGCACCTTCTATGCCATCCTGGACCGCCATCATCCGGAAAAGATCATTACATTAAATGATAAATCGCCGGTCCTGGAATCCGATCCCTCTTTGACAGCCGTTCTTTCCGACTGGATTTACCTGACCGATGTGGTTTTTACAACCGGTGTTGAAGAGGATGAAAACCGGCTCATTGTCGCTTCCGGTGAATTGGATCTGACCTGCCGGATTACCCATCTGGACCGGTCTTTTTTTGAAAAAACGTGTTAA
- a CDS encoding CHASE2 domain-containing protein: MKDLNKKALWSTLAISLAVFILMCLFSLTDIYRGMRYAVTDFKWHLLSEKEAPDTSFLMIAIDDASISYFADRYNITWPWPRQFYGIVLNYLREAGAQTVVFDMHFSEPDQQRIELSAEASDRDFGEAIAAFPHVVMGAMLTDSLYRRGIFESAGKFQFAGSEALRLPAYGGIRFPIPVLARGLERIGTTHFITDSDGICRRLPLMVRAGKEIYPQLGLAAYLESSGDSILSYDAGKKRLITRKTSIPLSARGEFPIFWYGPGGESGVYRYDSFHAVFLSAIRARSGAEPIIPPGDYANKKIMICASAGGLLDLKPTPFTSVQPYPGGEIHLTIWQNLTEGDALVSFPDLWVKVFTLCFLLFLAFIILNRKFSISVLLALAGAMIFVLISLGIFKYQHIEMDLLFPVLGILLTTGSSAMYRTLTEGRAKRQIRSLFSRYLSSDVISLLMENPERVDLEGSEVTGTVLFTDLQGFTTYSEQKSPKDVIRVLNNYFETISSIVLDFGGLLDKYTGDGIMAIFGAPIPRSDHAKAACEVILKFREKKINDLIPLPSGNILTRIGISSGPMVVGNLGSARRMDYTAVGDTVNLSARLEGVNKSYGTTNIMSEFTWEYVKDDYIFRELDYIRVKGKNLPIRVFTLIGRKGDLSPEELEIESMFKEAMQWYRKRNWRKAITAFQEILRLDPEDKPSAAFVDRCMLLKKNPDLVDESGVFTFKTK, encoded by the coding sequence ATGAAAGATCTGAATAAAAAAGCACTCTGGTCCACCCTTGCGATTTCCCTGGCGGTTTTTATCCTCATGTGCCTTTTCAGCCTTACGGATATTTACAGGGGCATGCGGTATGCCGTAACGGATTTCAAATGGCACCTTTTGTCGGAAAAAGAGGCTCCTGATACATCCTTCCTGATGATTGCCATTGATGATGCCTCTATCAGTTATTTTGCAGACCGGTACAATATCACCTGGCCCTGGCCCCGGCAGTTTTACGGAATTGTGTTGAATTACCTCCGGGAAGCCGGTGCCCAAACGGTGGTTTTCGACATGCATTTTTCTGAACCGGACCAGCAGCGGATAGAACTTTCTGCCGAAGCGTCGGACAGGGACTTTGGAGAAGCCATCGCCGCCTTTCCCCATGTGGTCATGGGAGCCATGCTGACCGATTCTCTCTATCGCCGGGGGATTTTTGAAAGTGCCGGAAAGTTTCAGTTTGCCGGATCCGAAGCGCTGCGTCTTCCGGCTTATGGCGGAATCCGTTTTCCCATCCCGGTTTTGGCCCGGGGACTCGAACGCATTGGCACAACCCATTTTATTACGGATTCGGACGGGATTTGTCGCCGTTTGCCCCTCATGGTTCGCGCAGGTAAAGAGATCTATCCCCAGCTGGGACTGGCAGCTTATCTGGAATCCTCAGGGGATTCTATTCTGTCCTACGATGCAGGAAAAAAGCGCTTAATAACGCGGAAAACATCCATTCCCCTTTCAGCACGCGGTGAATTCCCAATTTTCTGGTATGGCCCCGGTGGTGAATCAGGGGTTTACCGGTACGATTCCTTCCACGCGGTTTTTCTTTCTGCAATCCGTGCCCGGTCCGGTGCAGAGCCCATTATTCCTCCCGGGGACTATGCCAATAAAAAGATTATGATTTGTGCCTCTGCAGGGGGATTGCTGGATTTAAAACCCACACCCTTTACATCCGTCCAACCATATCCCGGCGGTGAAATTCACCTCACCATCTGGCAAAACCTCACGGAAGGCGATGCACTGGTATCCTTTCCAGACTTGTGGGTAAAAGTTTTTACCCTTTGTTTTCTCCTGTTTCTTGCGTTTATCATTCTCAACCGTAAATTCAGCATATCGGTACTACTCGCTTTAGCCGGTGCCATGATTTTTGTTCTGATCTCCCTGGGAATTTTCAAGTATCAGCACATCGAAATGGATCTTCTCTTTCCGGTCCTGGGGATTTTACTGACAACCGGATCATCGGCCATGTACCGGACCCTTACCGAAGGTCGGGCAAAACGACAAATCCGCTCCCTCTTTTCCCGATATCTCAGTTCGGATGTCATCAGCCTTTTAATGGAAAATCCCGAACGGGTCGATCTGGAAGGGTCGGAAGTGACCGGAACAGTCCTCTTTACCGATCTACAGGGCTTTACCACATATTCGGAACAAAAATCCCCAAAAGATGTGATCCGGGTTTTAAATAACTATTTTGAAACGATTTCATCCATTGTCCTGGATTTCGGGGGACTCCTGGATAAATACACAGGGGATGGGATCATGGCCATCTTCGGGGCACCCATTCCCCGCTCCGATCATGCCAAGGCCGCTTGCGAGGTGATTTTGAAGTTTCGGGAAAAGAAAATCAATGACCTGATTCCCCTTCCGTCCGGAAACATTCTAACCCGGATCGGAATCAGCAGCGGCCCCATGGTGGTGGGGAACCTGGGCAGCGCCCGACGGATGGATTATACAGCCGTAGGTGATACGGTAAATTTGTCTGCCCGTCTCGAAGGGGTAAACAAATCCTATGGGACCACCAACATTATGAGCGAGTTCACATGGGAATACGTGAAAGATGATTACATTTTCAGAGAATTGGATTACATCCGGGTTAAAGGGAAAAATCTGCCCATCCGGGTTTTCACGCTGATAGGGCGAAAAGGAGACCTTTCACCGGAGGAGCTTGAAATTGAAAGCATGTTTAAAGAAGCCATGCAGTGGTACCGGAAACGGAACTGGCGGAAAGCCATAACAGCTTTCCAGGAGATTCTCCGCCTGGACCCGGAGGATAAACCTTCGGCGGCTTTTGTGGATCGGTGCATGTTATTGAAGAAAAACCCGGACCTGGTGGATGAATCCGGTGTGTTTACTTTTAAAACAAAGTAG